In one window of Desulfuribacillus alkaliarsenatis DNA:
- a CDS encoding alpha-hydroxy-acid oxidizing protein, with product MKYEDVLGRAKEVVKEYCKVCRDCNGKVCVGEVPGVGGKSSGAAFIRSREKLNEIKVNLDTIVEEQPIDTSVELFGQKFKFPVFAAPIGAVALNYGGHMDDYTYSQAILKGCQDAGTLGFTGDGVKDEFYDLPLKAIAENGGNGIPTIKPWKKEEILAKIKKAEESNATAVAMDIDAAGLVTLALLGKPVGTKSVDDLKELISATKLPVILKGVMTVAGAKKAMEAGAYGIVVSNHGGRVLDHTPATIEVLPEIAKAVKGKLKIFVDGGFRSGMDVFKGIALGADAVIIGRPYVLAAYGGEAEGVKIYTEKLGQELLETMIMTGCHSIKDIDESKIFNG from the coding sequence ATGAAGTATGAAGATGTTCTAGGCCGTGCTAAGGAAGTAGTGAAGGAATACTGTAAGGTTTGTAGAGATTGTAATGGAAAGGTATGTGTAGGAGAAGTACCTGGAGTTGGTGGGAAATCTAGTGGAGCAGCCTTTATTCGTAGTAGAGAGAAGCTTAACGAGATTAAAGTAAACTTAGATACGATTGTCGAAGAGCAGCCGATTGACACTAGCGTTGAATTATTCGGTCAAAAATTCAAATTTCCAGTATTTGCTGCGCCGATTGGTGCTGTAGCGCTTAACTATGGCGGTCATATGGATGACTACACATATTCGCAAGCGATACTTAAGGGATGTCAAGATGCTGGCACACTAGGGTTTACTGGTGATGGTGTAAAGGATGAATTTTACGACCTACCATTAAAAGCGATTGCTGAAAATGGAGGAAATGGAATTCCAACAATTAAGCCTTGGAAGAAGGAAGAAATCCTAGCGAAAATCAAAAAAGCAGAAGAAAGTAATGCTACAGCAGTAGCGATGGATATAGATGCTGCGGGGCTAGTTACTTTAGCGTTATTAGGTAAACCAGTTGGCACTAAATCCGTTGATGATTTGAAAGAGCTGATTTCAGCAACTAAGCTACCAGTTATCCTTAAAGGCGTTATGACAGTAGCAGGTGCGAAGAAGGCAATGGAAGCTGGTGCCTATGGAATAGTAGTATCTAATCATGGTGGGCGTGTGCTCGACCATACTCCAGCAACGATTGAAGTCCTACCAGAAATCGCAAAAGCTGTTAAAGGCAAATTAAAGATATTTGTTGATGGCGGCTTTAGAAGTGGAATGGATGTGTTCAAGGGCATAGCACTAGGTGCTGATGCAGTTATTATAGGAAGACCTTATGTACTAGCAGCCTATGGCGGTGAGGCAGAAGGCGTAAAGATTTACACTGAAAAGCTTGGTCAAGAGTTACTGGAAACTATGATTATGACAGGCTGCCATAGCATTAAAGACATCGATGAATCAAAGATTTTTAACGGATAG
- a CDS encoding ABC transporter ATP-binding protein yields MIDAIRTVQLSKAFHSEIAVNNISLALPKDKIYGLLGRNGAGKTTLLHLMASQYIPTEGEVTILGESVYENREVLSNICFIPGFTKHVHAYRVKDFLATAASFYPNWDQAFADELLETFELSPKKKYKELSAGMVSMLSIIISMASRAPVTLLDEPYTGLDATARHLFYDLLADDFAKNPRTIVFSTHLIDEASRLFEDVILIDKGSLIFHQPIEVLEEQSFTISGQTSIIEHALSTKNIIHKEALGNTTHVAIFDHLTKQEMTALMEAGIQVSKLSLQQLFVYLTAKRKGDSV; encoded by the coding sequence ATGATTGATGCAATTCGGACGGTACAGCTGTCAAAAGCATTCCATAGCGAAATCGCTGTTAACAATATATCGTTAGCGTTACCAAAGGATAAAATCTACGGATTACTTGGTCGAAACGGCGCTGGTAAAACAACCTTGCTTCATCTTATGGCCAGCCAATATATTCCTACAGAAGGTGAAGTTACAATTCTCGGTGAGTCTGTGTACGAAAACAGAGAGGTCTTAAGCAACATATGCTTTATTCCTGGTTTTACTAAGCACGTGCACGCGTATCGCGTCAAAGACTTTTTAGCAACAGCTGCAAGTTTTTATCCAAACTGGGATCAAGCTTTTGCAGATGAACTGCTAGAAACATTTGAGCTGTCACCAAAAAAGAAATACAAAGAATTATCTGCAGGCATGGTTTCGATGCTATCGATAATTATCAGTATGGCTAGTAGGGCTCCTGTTACTTTGCTAGATGAGCCTTATACAGGCTTAGATGCCACCGCTAGACATCTTTTTTACGATTTGCTAGCTGATGATTTCGCCAAAAATCCAAGGACAATAGTATTCTCAACTCATCTAATTGACGAAGCGAGTCGCCTTTTTGAAGATGTGATTTTAATAGATAAGGGTTCACTTATTTTTCATCAGCCGATTGAGGTTCTTGAGGAGCAATCATTCACAATAAGTGGCCAAACTAGCATTATAGAGCACGCTCTCTCTACAAAAAACATTATTCATAAAGAAGCATTAGGCAATACTACACATGTCGCTATTTTCGACCATCTGACAAAACAGGAAATGACAGCTTTAATGGAGGCAGGTATACAGGTTTCTAAGCTAAGCCTACAACAATTATTCGTATATTTAACAGCTAAAAGAAAGGGGGACTCAGTGTGA
- a CDS encoding GntR family transcriptional regulator translates to MLLSHDSTKPIYMQIAEQIEDEILTSVLKEGDQVYSTNQIASMYKINPATAGKGINLLVDDGILHKRRGLGMFVSDGAVAIIQANRKQLFYDDYMLKALIEAKKLNISKNELLNYINNFDFSKTD, encoded by the coding sequence ATGCTGCTGTCGCATGATAGTACCAAACCAATTTATATGCAAATTGCAGAACAAATTGAAGATGAGATACTTACGAGCGTATTAAAAGAAGGTGATCAAGTGTACTCTACTAACCAAATAGCTTCTATGTATAAAATTAACCCCGCTACTGCTGGCAAAGGTATTAACCTGTTGGTTGATGATGGGATTCTTCATAAAAGACGCGGACTCGGAATGTTTGTATCAGACGGAGCGGTAGCAATAATCCAAGCCAATCGTAAGCAACTTTTTTATGATGATTACATGCTTAAAGCTTTAATTGAAGCGAAAAAGCTTAACATCAGCAAAAATGAACTACTTAACTACATCAACAATTTCGATTTTTCTAAAACTGACTAG
- a CDS encoding glutamine--tRNA ligase/YqeY domain fusion protein, whose translation MSSNEQVQTPVNFIQNIITEDLKSGKNNGRVHTRFPPEPNGYLHIGHAKSICLNFGLANANNGLCNLRMDDTNPTKEDEEFVESIKADVKWLGYDWQDRMYFASDYFEKLYSYAVQLIKAGKAYVCELSAEEMREFRGTLTEPGKESPYRNRTPEENLDLFERMRKGEFPNGAKVLRAKIDMSSGNINMRDPVIYRIMHAKHHRTGDAWCIYPMYDFAHPLSDAIENITHSICTLEFADHRPLYDWLVENVDYSNEADGRPHQYEFARLNLSYTVMSKRKLKLLVEEGHVTGWDDPRMPTISGLRRRGYTPESIRDFCDRIGVAKASNLVDKALLEHCIREDLNKNATRAMAVLRPLKLVLDNYPEDHEELLEIENNTEQEDAGKRKVPFSRVLYIEQDDFLEDPPKKFFRLAPGKEVRLKGAYIIQCNEVIKDEQTGEIIELRCSYDPETRSGLPGSARKVKGVLHWVSAKHAVPAQVRLYEELFTKEQPEQLDSDDDGDFRANINQNSLEVIENCLVEPALAEATVNDRFQFMRQGYFCLDSKDTSTDKLVFNRIVSLKDSWGKMK comes from the coding sequence ATGAGTTCGAATGAACAAGTCCAAACCCCTGTGAATTTTATACAAAACATAATAACTGAAGACTTAAAGTCTGGTAAAAATAACGGCAGAGTACATACGAGGTTTCCACCTGAGCCAAATGGCTATTTACATATTGGACATGCTAAATCTATTTGTCTGAACTTCGGGCTAGCAAATGCGAATAATGGCTTATGTAATTTGCGCATGGATGATACAAATCCAACTAAAGAAGACGAAGAATTTGTAGAGTCGATTAAAGCAGATGTGAAATGGCTGGGATATGACTGGCAGGACAGGATGTACTTTGCATCTGACTATTTTGAAAAGCTCTATAGCTATGCGGTACAGCTTATAAAAGCTGGTAAAGCGTATGTATGTGAGCTGTCTGCGGAAGAAATGCGCGAGTTCAGAGGCACGTTGACTGAGCCTGGGAAAGAAAGCCCATATCGTAATCGCACCCCAGAGGAAAATTTAGATTTATTCGAAAGAATGCGTAAAGGTGAATTTCCTAATGGTGCTAAGGTTCTAAGGGCAAAGATTGACATGTCTTCAGGCAACATAAATATGCGGGATCCTGTAATTTATCGTATTATGCATGCTAAGCATCACCGTACTGGAGATGCATGGTGCATTTATCCGATGTATGATTTTGCCCATCCTTTATCGGATGCAATTGAAAATATTACACACTCTATATGTACATTAGAGTTTGCTGATCATCGTCCACTGTATGATTGGCTTGTAGAAAATGTTGATTACTCTAACGAAGCTGATGGTAGACCGCATCAGTATGAGTTTGCCAGACTGAATCTTAGCTATACTGTGATGAGTAAGAGAAAGCTTAAGCTACTGGTGGAGGAAGGCCATGTGACTGGCTGGGATGACCCACGTATGCCAACGATATCAGGTCTTCGTCGTCGAGGCTATACTCCAGAGTCGATTCGTGACTTCTGTGACCGGATAGGAGTTGCTAAGGCAAGTAACCTTGTCGATAAAGCGCTTTTAGAGCATTGTATACGTGAAGATTTGAATAAAAATGCAACTAGGGCGATGGCGGTATTAAGGCCATTGAAGCTAGTGCTGGATAATTACCCAGAGGATCATGAAGAGCTTTTAGAAATTGAGAACAATACCGAACAGGAAGACGCAGGCAAAAGAAAGGTGCCGTTTTCTAGGGTATTATATATAGAACAAGACGATTTTCTTGAAGATCCACCGAAGAAATTTTTCCGACTTGCACCAGGGAAAGAAGTGCGCCTTAAAGGAGCATATATTATCCAATGTAATGAAGTCATTAAGGACGAGCAAACAGGTGAAATTATTGAACTGCGCTGCAGCTACGACCCAGAAACTAGAAGTGGCTTACCAGGTAGTGCCCGTAAGGTAAAGGGAGTACTGCATTGGGTATCAGCTAAACATGCCGTTCCAGCACAAGTACGCCTGTATGAAGAGCTATTCACTAAGGAACAACCAGAGCAATTGGATAGCGATGACGATGGCGACTTCAGGGCAAACATCAATCAAAACTCCTTAGAAGTCATAGAAAATTGCTTAGTGGAACCAGCGCTTGCAGAAGCAACAGTAAACGACCGTTTTCAATTTATGCGTCAGGGCTATTTCTGCTTAGACTCTAAAGATACTTCAACGGATAAATTAGTCTTTAATCGGATTGTTTCGTTAAAAGATAGTTGGGGTAAGATGAAATAA
- a CDS encoding TspO/MBR family protein: protein MLRKSSVFLAIATFLLFNIGSIIPADKTWYNKLEKPAWSPKDKTFGLVWTILFALISFAVVIMIQKGATKKNKKFMVTLGTNYVANQIFPLLQFRYKNMMASTADAIIVAFTALLMAITARKESKLASALLAPYVLWSTFASALSTAIYIKNKPDRVHE, encoded by the coding sequence ATGTTGAGAAAATCATCAGTTTTTTTGGCAATAGCAACTTTTTTATTGTTTAATATAGGTTCAATAATTCCAGCAGACAAGACATGGTATAACAAACTTGAGAAGCCGGCATGGTCGCCAAAGGACAAAACCTTTGGTTTAGTTTGGACAATACTTTTTGCTTTAATATCCTTTGCCGTTGTGATCATGATACAAAAAGGCGCAACGAAAAAGAATAAAAAGTTTATGGTTACCTTGGGCACTAATTATGTTGCAAATCAAATATTTCCATTACTACAATTTCGATATAAAAACATGATGGCATCTACAGCTGATGCGATAATAGTTGCTTTTACAGCACTACTAATGGCAATTACTGCGAGGAAGGAATCTAAATTAGCCTCAGCTCTGCTAGCGCCGTATGTTTTATGGAGTACATTTGCGAGTGCACTCTCGACTGCAATATATATTAAGAACAAGCCAGACCGTGTGCATGAGTAA
- a CDS encoding DUF5658 family protein — translation MGYDNKLLNQLSLIYVLSCLDYVITRISLPLGAMELNPLLAPIIESYIGGALKLLMPLFVLYYLWIRRNSNRYRVYLTAIILSAFYVLVVSWNIFVYLVFLV, via the coding sequence ATGGGTTATGATAACAAATTACTTAATCAACTATCTTTAATCTATGTATTATCCTGCCTTGATTACGTAATAACAAGAATTTCGTTACCATTAGGAGCAATGGAACTTAATCCGCTATTAGCGCCAATAATAGAAAGTTATATTGGTGGGGCATTAAAATTATTAATGCCTCTATTTGTGTTGTATTACCTATGGATTCGCAGAAACTCAAATCGATATCGCGTTTATTTAACAGCAATAATCTTATCTGCATTTTATGTGCTGGTTGTAAGCTGGAATATTTTTGTCTATCTGGTGTTTTTGGTGTAG
- a CDS encoding TVP38/TMEM64 family protein, with amino-acid sequence MIEYVIELLNEYRNWAILISITINIVIAVMGVVPSYFITAANLVVFGFWMGAFISFVGESLGAIIAFVLYRKGFRSYLQRQLEKYPKAKSLIDAKGKDAFIIIISLRLLPFMPSGIVTFGGAVGQVSLLTFALASSLGKIPALMIEAFAVYQVTQLTWVGKVIIIGVAAYLLYYVYTKRKQDKTCEEL; translated from the coding sequence ATGATAGAATACGTAATAGAATTATTAAATGAATATCGTAATTGGGCAATTTTAATTAGCATTACTATAAATATCGTGATTGCTGTGATGGGGGTAGTTCCTAGTTATTTCATAACAGCAGCGAATTTAGTAGTTTTTGGTTTTTGGATGGGAGCATTTATATCCTTTGTAGGTGAATCGCTAGGTGCTATTATAGCATTTGTTTTATATCGAAAGGGGTTTCGAAGTTATCTTCAGAGACAACTTGAGAAATACCCTAAGGCTAAAAGCTTGATAGACGCAAAAGGTAAGGACGCATTTATTATAATTATTTCTTTGCGTTTACTACCCTTTATGCCATCTGGAATAGTTACATTTGGTGGGGCGGTTGGTCAAGTGTCATTGTTGACATTTGCATTGGCTAGCTCGTTGGGGAAAATACCAGCTTTAATGATAGAAGCATTTGCTGTTTACCAGGTTACGCAGCTTACGTGGGTGGGTAAAGTTATAATAATAGGTGTAGCGGCTTACTTACTTTATTATGTATACACTAAACGCAAGCAGGACAAAACCTGCGAGGAACTTTAG
- a CDS encoding aldehyde dehydrogenase, with product MQPLKELLLEQKRFFASQETKKVSFRISQLKQLKQLIIDYEQEIINALKSDLNKSELDAYTTEIGILLKDISYTIKHLPSWSKPKKVKTPITHFGAKSYIHYEPYGAVLIIAPWNYPFQLAIAPLIGALAAGNCAIIKPSEFTPATSELLAKIINQNFRPEYIHVVEGGKETSQLLLEEKFDYIFFTGSVPVGKKVMEAAAKHLTPVTLELGGKSPCIVHKDAKLEVAAKRVIWGKFLNAGQTCIAPDYLLVHKNIRNELIEQMKRAIVDLYTENPLENSDYTRVVNEHHFNRLLGYLSDGQIDDGQIDDGQVSDGRINRQIAVGGKSNRETLQIEPTLLVDVNWTDPVMDDEIFGPILPIIEYEDISEFIIRIEERPKPLAMYIFSEDKTFQRDIVQRLSFGGGCINDTIYHVASPYLPFGGVGESGVGSYHGEDSFLTFSHRKSILKQTTLFDLPIRYPNYKHALKLVKKFLR from the coding sequence ATGCAACCGTTGAAAGAATTATTGTTGGAGCAAAAACGGTTTTTTGCTAGTCAGGAAACTAAAAAAGTTTCTTTTCGAATATCGCAGTTGAAGCAGCTAAAACAGTTGATTATTGATTATGAACAAGAGATAATCAATGCCCTCAAATCAGACCTTAACAAATCAGAGCTAGATGCTTATACGACTGAAATAGGTATTTTGCTGAAAGATATAAGTTATACCATTAAGCATTTACCATCCTGGTCGAAGCCCAAGAAAGTTAAGACGCCAATTACCCATTTTGGTGCGAAAAGCTACATTCACTACGAGCCTTATGGGGCAGTGCTCATTATTGCTCCATGGAATTATCCTTTTCAATTAGCCATTGCGCCCCTGATTGGTGCACTAGCTGCTGGAAACTGTGCAATCATTAAACCTTCAGAATTCACTCCTGCGACATCGGAATTATTGGCTAAGATTATAAATCAGAACTTTAGGCCAGAGTATATTCACGTTGTTGAGGGTGGTAAGGAAACCAGTCAATTGCTACTAGAAGAAAAATTCGACTATATTTTCTTTACAGGTAGTGTCCCAGTTGGTAAAAAAGTTATGGAGGCTGCGGCTAAACACTTAACTCCTGTTACCCTCGAACTAGGTGGGAAGAGTCCTTGTATCGTGCACAAGGACGCAAAACTAGAAGTAGCGGCAAAAAGGGTTATTTGGGGGAAATTTTTAAATGCAGGACAAACCTGCATAGCCCCTGACTATTTGCTCGTCCATAAAAATATTAGAAATGAACTTATAGAGCAGATGAAGAGAGCAATAGTAGACTTGTATACGGAAAATCCTTTAGAGAACAGCGACTACACGCGGGTTGTTAACGAGCACCATTTTAATAGACTGCTAGGCTATCTTAGTGATGGCCAGATTGATGATGGCCAGATTGATGATGGTCAGGTTAGTGATGGTCGGATTAATAGACAGATTGCCGTTGGTGGGAAGTCAAATCGTGAGACACTCCAGATTGAGCCGACACTACTGGTAGATGTGAATTGGACAGACCCAGTCATGGATGATGAAATTTTTGGACCGATACTACCGATTATTGAATACGAAGATATTAGTGAATTTATCATTCGAATTGAAGAACGTCCGAAGCCGCTAGCTATGTATATTTTTTCTGAGGATAAAACATTTCAAAGAGATATAGTTCAAAGGCTATCATTTGGTGGGGGTTGCATTAACGATACCATCTATCATGTAGCATCGCCATACCTACCTTTTGGTGGTGTTGGGGAAAGTGGAGTTGGATCATACCATGGTGAAGATAGCTTTCTAACGTTTTCCCATAGGAAAAGCATCTTGAAGCAAACAACATTATTTGATTTGCCAATCCGCTACCCGAATTACAAGCACGCACTAAAGCTCGTGAAAAAGTTTCTCAGGTAA
- a CDS encoding TVP38/TMEM64 family protein, giving the protein MVEQIIDLLNEYRYWAIIISISLNIVIAITAVFPPFVLTAANIMVFGFWQGTIISFVGEALGTIITFKLYRMGFRGFFQKKLDNYPRAKRLIDAEGSEAFMIIFSMRMMPFLPSAIVTLGGAVGKVSFITFAFASALGKMPALLFEAFSVYQVTQFNWIGKLILAIVAFGILYYVFRKRVFIRKHVNTEK; this is encoded by the coding sequence ATGGTAGAACAAATAATAGATCTGTTAAATGAGTATAGATACTGGGCAATTATTATTAGCATTTCCTTAAACATAGTAATTGCAATTACGGCTGTATTCCCACCATTTGTACTTACGGCCGCTAATATTATGGTATTTGGTTTTTGGCAAGGGACAATTATTTCTTTTGTAGGGGAAGCGCTAGGGACTATTATTACCTTTAAGCTATATAGAATGGGCTTTCGTGGCTTTTTCCAAAAGAAACTGGATAACTATCCAAGGGCTAAGAGATTAATTGATGCAGAGGGCTCAGAAGCATTTATGATTATCTTCTCGATGCGCATGATGCCATTTTTGCCCTCTGCGATTGTGACCCTTGGTGGAGCAGTAGGAAAGGTATCCTTCATAACATTTGCCTTTGCTAGTGCTTTAGGTAAAATGCCAGCATTGTTGTTTGAAGCGTTTTCCGTATACCAGGTAACACAGTTTAATTGGATAGGAAAGTTGATTTTAGCCATTGTAGCATTCGGTATCCTATATTACGTGTTTAGGAAAAGGGTATTCATACGTAAACACGTTAACACAGAAAAATAA
- a CDS encoding heavy metal translocating P-type ATPase, with protein sequence MNKVILSIEGMSCAACVNRIEKRLAKIDGVHEGNVNLSNHKAMVVFDEQKTSLSEITAAIERLGFKAYPAQLEKVTIPIGGMSCAACVNRIEKAVLKIDGVVSASVNLATHKAVVEFDAAVTTYSVIKERIESLGFEAFDLKRETSEDREKEQREKDMKKLKFDFILGAVLTTIVLIGSLPHMMEGWGEWVPTILTLPITLLVLTTPVQFVSGWRFYKGAYAALSHGTSDMNVLVAMGTTSAWLYSALMTIFPTAMTNLGFPYQLYYDVATVITTLILLGRILEAKAKGKTSEAIRRLMGMRSKTAKVIRNNEEVDIPIEEVVVGDVIVVRPGEKIPVDGVLVSGQSAVDESMLTGESIPITKREGDEVIGATINKTGSFRFKATKVGKDTMLAQIIRLVEDAQGSKAPIQKIVDKISAYFVPAVVVTAILSFILWWTFGPEPSLIFGLTTFIAVLIIACPCALGLATPTAIMVGTGKGAENGILIKDAHSLEMAHKITTVVLDKTGTITVGAPSLTDIVLATDFKENEVLQLVASVETASEHPLGEAIVKAAKERKLTLEEPTEFDAIPGQGIRASVMNQEILIGNARLMSNNNISVSENLSVVADKLADEGKTPMFIAINNVSAAIIAVADTVKEHSKQAIKHLQQQNIEVIMLTGDNRRTAEAIAREVGVDRVFSEVLPDQKSEKVKELQDEGKIVAMVGDGINDAPALAQADVGIAIGTGTDVAMEASDVTLISGDLRGVPTSIDLSKATMRMIWQNLFWAFGYNVVLIPVAAGLLWPFFGILLNPMLAAAAMAFSSVSVVMNTMRLKYFKPAKEFL encoded by the coding sequence ATGAATAAGGTAATCCTTAGTATTGAAGGGATGTCATGCGCCGCATGCGTGAACCGAATAGAAAAACGGCTAGCCAAAATTGACGGCGTGCATGAAGGTAACGTTAATCTCAGTAATCATAAAGCGATGGTTGTTTTCGATGAGCAGAAAACATCATTATCAGAAATCACTGCAGCGATTGAGAGGCTTGGCTTTAAGGCGTACCCTGCTCAGCTTGAAAAAGTTACTATCCCTATAGGTGGTATGTCTTGTGCAGCCTGCGTAAATCGTATTGAAAAAGCCGTTTTGAAAATAGACGGCGTCGTAAGCGCCTCTGTTAATTTAGCAACCCATAAAGCTGTTGTTGAATTTGACGCAGCTGTTACCACTTATAGTGTCATTAAAGAGCGGATAGAGTCCCTAGGCTTTGAAGCCTTTGATTTAAAGCGGGAAACCTCTGAGGATCGTGAAAAAGAACAGCGCGAAAAGGATATGAAGAAGTTAAAGTTCGACTTCATTTTAGGCGCTGTCCTTACGACAATTGTTCTTATCGGTTCCCTGCCCCATATGATGGAGGGCTGGGGCGAATGGGTTCCAACAATACTGACTTTGCCAATTACACTACTGGTTCTTACTACACCAGTACAATTCGTGTCTGGTTGGAGATTTTATAAAGGTGCATACGCTGCACTATCCCACGGCACAAGTGATATGAATGTACTCGTAGCGATGGGGACAACTTCCGCATGGCTATATAGTGCGCTTATGACCATATTCCCTACTGCTATGACAAACCTTGGCTTCCCATATCAGCTTTACTATGACGTAGCAACCGTAATCACTACGTTAATCTTACTTGGTCGTATATTAGAAGCAAAAGCCAAAGGCAAGACATCGGAGGCAATTCGTCGCCTTATGGGCATGCGCTCTAAAACTGCCAAGGTAATCAGAAATAACGAAGAAGTTGATATACCAATCGAAGAGGTAGTTGTCGGGGATGTAATTGTAGTGCGTCCTGGAGAAAAAATTCCTGTTGATGGTGTACTTGTCAGCGGACAATCAGCCGTCGATGAGTCAATGTTAACTGGAGAGAGCATCCCTATCACTAAACGTGAAGGCGATGAAGTTATTGGTGCAACAATTAATAAGACTGGTTCCTTTAGATTCAAGGCTACTAAAGTCGGAAAAGATACAATGCTTGCCCAAATTATCCGACTCGTCGAAGACGCCCAAGGTTCTAAGGCGCCTATACAGAAGATTGTTGATAAAATCTCAGCTTACTTTGTTCCCGCTGTTGTAGTGACAGCTATCTTAAGCTTTATCCTATGGTGGACATTTGGACCTGAACCATCATTAATATTTGGATTGACTACTTTCATTGCTGTATTGATTATCGCTTGTCCTTGTGCTTTAGGCTTAGCCACCCCGACTGCAATTATGGTTGGTACGGGTAAGGGAGCAGAAAATGGCATTTTAATCAAAGATGCACATAGCTTAGAAATGGCGCACAAAATTACCACTGTCGTTCTTGATAAAACCGGAACAATTACTGTCGGTGCTCCTTCATTAACAGATATAGTGCTTGCTACGGATTTTAAAGAGAATGAAGTGCTCCAGTTAGTCGCTTCTGTTGAAACTGCTTCAGAGCATCCTTTAGGTGAGGCGATTGTTAAAGCTGCTAAAGAACGAAAACTAACATTAGAAGAACCAACAGAATTTGATGCAATTCCAGGTCAAGGAATACGTGCGAGTGTAATGAATCAAGAGATACTAATCGGAAACGCTCGCTTAATGTCTAATAACAATATTTCCGTATCTGAGAATTTATCAGTAGTTGCCGACAAGCTAGCAGACGAAGGAAAAACGCCGATGTTTATCGCAATCAACAATGTATCAGCAGCCATAATTGCAGTTGCCGACACCGTAAAAGAACACTCAAAACAGGCAATTAAGCACTTACAGCAACAAAACATTGAAGTTATCATGCTGACAGGAGATAACCGTCGCACCGCGGAAGCGATTGCACGGGAAGTAGGTGTGGATCGTGTCTTCTCAGAGGTTCTACCTGACCAAAAATCGGAAAAGGTAAAAGAACTACAGGATGAAGGGAAAATCGTAGCAATGGTCGGTGATGGCATTAATGACGCACCTGCCCTCGCACAGGCAGATGTTGGAATCGCCATCGGCACTGGTACCGATGTGGCTATGGAAGCATCCGACGTTACATTGATTTCAGGCGATTTACGTGGTGTTCCGACATCAATAGATTTATCCAAAGCAACAATGAGAATGATTTGGCAAAACCTTTTCTGGGCATTTGGCTATAACGTCGTCCTTATACCTGTAGCTGCTGGACTATTGTGGCCATTCTTCGGCATCCTATTAAACCCAATGCTAGCTGCGGCCGCTATGGCCTTTAGTTCAGTGTCCGTAGTTATGAACACAATGCGCTTAAAATACTTTAAGCCAGCTAAGGAATTCTTATAA
- a CDS encoding metal-sensitive transcriptional regulator — protein sequence MKESLGNPDELKDNLIKRLNRIEGQIRGVKGLIEKDTYCDDVLNQIASIQSALNGVGKAIIENHMKQCVTRRIKADDLDVIPEFLKTINKLMK from the coding sequence ATGAAAGAGTCTTTAGGTAATCCAGACGAATTAAAAGACAATCTAATAAAGCGACTTAATCGAATTGAGGGACAGATTCGTGGCGTAAAAGGTTTAATAGAAAAAGATACATACTGTGATGATGTTCTAAACCAGATTGCTTCTATCCAATCTGCTCTAAATGGTGTAGGAAAGGCAATCATTGAAAACCATATGAAGCAATGTGTTACAAGAAGAATTAAAGCAGACGACCTAGATGTAATCCCTGAGTTTCTAAAGACGATTAACAAGTTAATGAAATAA